The following proteins are encoded in a genomic region of Periophthalmus magnuspinnatus isolate fPerMag1 chromosome 21, fPerMag1.2.pri, whole genome shotgun sequence:
- the LOC117389194 gene encoding frizzled-7-A-like, producing MAATASLCVRIMWLLCGLSPVILAQNYNSESGISIPEHGFCQPISIPLCTDIAYNQTIMPNLLGHTNQEDAGLEVHQFYPLVKVQCSADLKFFLCSMYAPVCTVLEQAIPPCRSLCERARQGCEALMNKFGFQWPERLRCEAFPVHGAGEICVGQNTSEPNGPSSSSSSPYVPEPVTLPPNIVRPNQRPPQHNQYHPFVCPIQLEVPPYLGYRFMGVKDCGAPCEPNKPAGIMYFRDDEVKFGRLWVGIWSILCCVSTLFTVLTYLVDMRRFRYPERPIIFLSGCYFMVALAYAAGFFLEDQVVCVDKFKDEGYRTVAQGTKKEGCTILFMVLYFFGMASSIWWVILSLTWFLSAGMKWGHEAIEANSQYFHLAAWAVPAIKTITILAMGQVDGDVLTGVCFVGIFNVDALRGFVLAPLFVYLFIGTSFLLAGFVSLFRIRTIMKHDGTKTEKLEKLMVRIGVFSVLYTVPATIVIACYFYEQAFREHWERTWHMQNCKRFAVQCPAHNFAPMTPDFTVFMIKYLMTMIVGITSGFWVWSGKTLQSWRRFYKRLSNSNHGETTV from the coding sequence ATGGCGGCCActgcctctctgtgtgtgcggaTCATGTGGTTACTGTGCGGGTTGAGCCCTGTGATTTTAGCCCAGAATTACAACAGTGAGTCGGGCATTTCAATTCCGGAGCACGGCTTTTGTCAACCCATCTCCATCCCCCTATGCACCGACATTGCCTACAACCAGACCATCATGCCGAACCTTTTGGGGCACACTAACCAGGAAGACGCAGGACTAGAGGTGCACCAATTTTACCCATTAGTTAAAGTCCAGTGCTCTGCAGATCTGAAGTTTTTCCTCTGCTCCATGTATGCCCCTGTTTGCACCGTTTTGGAGCAAGCCATCCCTCCCTGTCGGTCTCTATGTGAACGTGCACGCCAAGGATGTGAAGCTCTCATGAATAAATTCGGTTTCCAGTGGCCCGAAAGACTGCGCTGCGAGGCTTTCCCTGTCCACGGCGCAGGAGAGATCTGCGTGGGTCAGAACACATCGGAACCTAATGGaccctcatcctcttcctcatctcccTACGTACCCGAGCCGGTCACACTCCCCCCCAACATCGTGCGACCAAACCAGCGCCCCCCACAGCACAACCAGTATCACCCGTTTGTTTGCCCTATACAGCTGGAGGTGCCACCCTATCTGGGCTACCGTTTCATGGGGGTCAAGGACTGTGGAGCACCATGTGAACCCAACAAGCCAGCTGGGATTATGTACTTCCGTGACGATGAGGTGAAATTTGGCCGTCTCTGGGTGGGCATCTGGTCCATCCTGTGCTGTGTGAGTACTTTGTTCACAGTGCTCACATATTTGGTGGACATGCGGCGGTTCCGTTACCCAGAGCGACCCATAATCTTCCTCTCTGGCTGTTACTTCATGGTGGCTTTAGCCTACGCCGCTGGATTCTTTCTGGAGGACCAAGTTGTCTGTGTGGATAAGTTCAAGGACGAAGGCTATAGAACAGTAGCCCAGGGCACTAAAAAGGAGGGCTGCACTATTCTCTTCATGGTACTGTACTTTTTTGGGATGGCCAGCTCCATTTGGTGGGTAATCCTGTCCCTCACTTGGTTCCTGTCTGCTGGTATGAAGTGGGGGCATGAGGCTATTGAAGCAAACTCTCAGTACTTCCACTTAGCTGCATGGGCGGTACCAGCTATCAAGACCATCACCATCCTCGCGATGGGGCAAGTGGACGGGGACGTTTTAACTGGTGTATGCTTCGTTGGGATCTTCAACGTTGATGCCCTCCGTGGATTCGTCCTTGCCCCTCTCTTCGTCTACCTGTTTATTGGTACTTCCTTCCTGCTGGCTGGATTTGTATCGCTTTTCCGCATCAGAACCATCATGAAGCACGATGGCACCAAGACAGAGAAATTGGAGAAGCTTATGGTCCGAATTGGGGTCTTTAGCGTTCTCTACACTGTCCCGGCCACCATTGTCATTGCATGTTACTTCTATGAGCAGGCCTTCAGGGAGCATTGGGAGCGCACCTGGCATATGCAGAACTGCAAGCGCTTTGCAGTGCAGTGTCCGGCTCACAACTTCGCCCCCATGACCCCCGACTTCACAGTGTTCATGATCAAATACTTGATGACCATGATCGTAGGCATCACCTCTGGGTTTTGGGTTTGGTCTGGGAAAACCCTCCAATCTTGGCGGAGATTTTACAAGCGCCTTAGCAATAGTAACCATGGCGAAACAACGGTGTGA